The genomic window GCTTCTCCTCGCCCAGTGCGTCGTCGCCCACCTCGCACCCGGCTTCTCCTCGTCCAGCGCGTCGCTGCCCACCTCGCGCCCAAGATCTCTTCGCTGCTCACCTGGCACCCAACTTCTCCGCCCAGGATCTCCCGCTCATCGCCGCCCAGGATCTCGTCCTCATCGCCGCCCAGATTCCTGGTCACCGCCGGCCCCAGGACCACACCTCGCCGGCCGCCGGCCACCAGCCCCAGCGCACCTCGCCAGCACTGCCTCCCTTCTTCCCCGCGTCGTCGGCAAGGTGCAGCTAGCCTTGAGCCAGTGGAGCCAGGGGAGAAGGCCAGGAGAAGTTGAGCTCGGAAGCCGGCATAACTCCTCGCCCAACACCTCGCTGCTCCTTGCCCAGGATCTGCGTATTCCACAACCTCCAGGATCGGCGATCCTTGTTGGCTTCTCGCCaaaagccggcccagctcctcgtCCAGCACCTTTGATGGTCCAGCTCCTCACCAACAACATCAGCAGATCTTCAACAACAAGGAAGAAGCAGATCCTCAACATCAACAGCAGCAGCTCGTTGGCCCAATTTCAAGCATGATAGTCCCAGATCTCAATTTCACTCCACCTGAAGAAGGCAACGAAGAACCTGAAGAAGAAAGCAACAATGCTGGTCAAAATTCAGGTATAATTTCTTCTAATCTTGCATCAAATTATGCCTCGGAAGTAACAGAGAAGGGATTGCTAAGATTGAATAGTGCATATGAGGAAGCTTCATTTTGTTCATAGGTTATTCAACAAGCAACATTTACATTTTCAACAAGCAACAGAGGTCTCCTGGACATTAATTGTAGGGACATTTTCAGTTTTTGTCTCATTTGCTTATAGGCAAACTGAACAAACTCCATGTATGTGTGTGTAAATAAACATATACTCTGACAGCATGTATGTGTGTGTAAATAGGCATATACCCTGACAGCTACGAATGGAAAAGAAATTGCTGCAAGAACAGCGGTGTACCTCAAAATATTTACAGCTCATGTTTATATTTACAAGTTTATATTTACTCCTGGCGGCATATTTACCCTGACAGCTACGAATGGAAAAGAAATTGCAATGTACGTGGCTCCGTGGCTCCGGAATATAACCTGGCGGCATATTTACCTCTTACAAGTTTAGTTTTTTGTAAGAGGAAATCCAGCCTTTGTATGTCATCGCCAGTAGGACTGAGCAAAGCTCCTTGGCTCCGGCTGGCCAACTGGGAGTACCAATAGATGATTTGTTTGATCTAGACATGTTCTCTTATTATTTTCTGCATGCTGCATCAGCCTGCTTCTACTCTCTGAAAAATATGTAGCTGTCCAACCATGGTGCGGAGAGCGGTGCCCACCTACTGCTGATACGTGTTCATGGGACCCCTATCTCCAATTATTTGAAATGCCTTGCCCAAGCTATCAAAGAAGGGTGCACGACACTCATGCGTTAAAACAAAAATGGCTACATAAGTTTCAGTTCAGAACCATGCCAAGAGCATAGCTCCAAATATCTATTTTCAGGCCAAAATGTCCCCTTACTAGGTTACATTCACATATAGACAATTCAGTTCAGCAGGAACAAAGCCTATCTGACCAGTTTCTCTTGAACATATTTACCCTCAAAATTAGCATATACCCTGACAGCTACGAATGGAAAAGAAATTGCTGCAAGTTAAGTTTAGTTTATAATCTATTTATATTTACAAGTTTTGAGGTATACGGAACTGAACACTTTAGTTTATATTTACCAGTTTAGTTTACATTTATATTTTCAGCAAGCAGCATTTATGTTTATATTTACAGCAAGCAAAGCAAGCAATACTCCTATCCTATGGAATTGCTGTTGCTATTGTTGACCTCTTGTTTACATTTCCAGCAACCAATTTTTAATATTCTTgcaataattaatttaattattctATTGCTATTGTAGGAGTACAAAGGAAAAGGAATTGGCTCACTGATGCGCAGAGATATGCCGCTTGCATGTCCTTGGAAACCCTCCATAAGAGTAGAGGAGGCAAGTTCAAGAGAACTGATAAGAAGGACGTGGCTGCAATATCTGGAGCACATGTTCGAGTTATTCAAAGAATATGGGAGACGGCAATGAAACAGAAAGGCCTTGGTCAGGAGGTGGATGTTTCAAACAAAAGAAAGGAAAATTGTGAAAGAAAATCTTATGATGATATCCTATCTCTCATTCCGACAATTCCCTTAAACAAGAGGTCAACTATTCGATCTCTAGCCAAGGCACTAGGTGTAAGCCCTACTACACTATACAAGAAGTTCAAGTTGAATAAGATAAGGAGACACTCCAACAGGGTAAAGCCGGTACTGACAGAGAAAAATAAGAGAGATAGGGTGGATTTTTGCCTCTCTATGATAGATGAGGCAACATTAGGAGATGTAAGCCCAAGTTTCAGGAGTATGCATAATATTGTTCACATCGACGAAAAATGGTTCTCCATGACCAAGAGAAAGAGGAACTACTATCTGCTGCCTGACGAAGAGGACCCGGAAAGACCTGTCAAAAACTCGATTGGAAAAGTGATGTTTCTCACAGCGGTAGCAAGACCACGGTTTGATGAAGATGGGAACATGACATTCTCTGGAAAAATTGGGGTATGGCCATTCGTGAGAGTGACTGCAGCAGCAAAAAAAAGCAAGAACAGGGGAAAAGGGACATTGGAAACAAAGCATGTCATAGTGACGAGGGATGTGATGAGAGAGTACATTATATAGAAGGTTGTGCCAGCAATTCAAGCATTGTGGCCTGCAGATGATGATGGACAACCCATTTTTATCTAGCAAGATAACGTGAGAACACATATCCTACCTAATGATCAAGCATTCACAGAAGCTGTGGACGAAAGTGGCCTGGACATCAGAATAATGTATCAGCCTCCAAATTCTCCGGACATGAACGCCCTGGACCTTGGGTTCTTCAGCTCGATTCAGTCGCTAACAGACTGCAAAAGTCCAAAAACTATTCCAGAGCTGATTAAAGGTGTTCAAGAGGAGTTCGATGGATATGAAGTTTCAAAACTTAACAGAGTATTCATAACTCTGCAGACTTGCATGGTTGAAGTAATGAAGAATGGTGGAGCCAATAAATACAAAATCCCGCACATGAACAAGGATAGGCTAGAAAGGCTACAACTGCTACCGCCCAGGATCTCAGTTCCTCCCGAAGTGTATGCAATGGCACTAGAGATGCTTGGACGCTGATCCTACTCCAGTTTGTTGTGTAATCTGTGTGTACTTGTTGTGTATTCTACTCCAGTTTGTTGTAGTACTTGTGTATTCCGTGCTTACAAACAAAGGAGTATGTGTTTATGTGTGAACTTGAGGTCTATAATTATTGTTGCCACAGACTATATTGTGCCATATATTGCTATATACTCCAGCTTATACTTGGACTACTTGCTGTATATTGGAATATATACTCCAGTATTTATGGTTGGAAAAGAAGAGAACTGAATCACTTGCTATAGATAGATTGATACCCCAGTACTCCTAGCAAGTTGCAAAACACTCCAACTAGGAGTATATTCTTTACTTGTTTGATAGGAGTATATATTCTCTGCAGCAAAGAATATACACTCATAGGAAGTTTCAGATGTACTCCTAGATGCAAACTGAGATGCCAAGCTCTTTACTGAATTTTTACTCCAAAAATAGGAGTATCAAGCTTGCTTAACTGAACTTTTATTCAATGTACTGTTGGCGAACTACTCCAGAAAAATTCATGTCGATCAACTCTTTCGGTTGGGTTAAATTATGGAGAATTTCTAACGAGATCGCATATTTAGCACAAGATATTTAAATTATGGAGTATTTCATTCAGTTGAGTAAAAGGGCAACTACTCCATCTGCAGTAAGTAGATTACCTAAACTTTGGACGGTTCATACCCATTCCAGAAGATATACTCCACCACATCTGTTAATCTGCAAGGCAAATTAGGTGGAGAGGATCAAGTGGTGAACACTAAAGTGGCCTGGACATCATTtgtctttgcttgattttcatccacacacacacaatctTTCTCCTTCACTTTTATTTCTCCAAAACAGAGGTAGagttgtttttcttttttgcagGAGCAGAGTTTGATGTGACTTACAAGTTTGTACTGTATCATCATCATATTTGTTGCTTTCAGAAGACACTTAATTTGATAACTGCCTCATCTTAGTACACACACATACAAGCAAAGCTAGCTACTCCCCTGCATTTGATTACTGAGATGTCAATCAGTGCATGCTATGTGCGTGTGGGAGGCCGGCATGTCACTGTCGTTGTAGCACAAGGAGCCGCACCATTTGACAGATCCCTCCATCCATCATGCTTGTGAATCTGATGCTCTGAATCATATCCATGACCAGATGCATTTAACTGAAGGTGAGGTGAGAAGAGCAGAATACAGACTACAGAGGATGAACTAGATGCATTTAACTGCAGCGGCTGCGGTAAATCCTCACCTCGGAGACGAGCTTCCTGCTCTGCTCTGCGATGGTTGTACGGCTCGAAGAAGGGCCCATCCGCCCCTCCCCCTCCCAGCACCCCCGCCGTTGAtgctgaggaggaagaggagcgggAGGGTAACGGCGATGTGGGCATCGCCTGAAGCAGCAGATCCGGGCGGACGACCGGCAGCAGCAGCTCCGGGCCGGCAACCAGCAGAAGCAGCTCCGTCGCGCCGTCTTGATAGTCCACGCCGCAGATCGAGCACCGCCACTGCAGGTCAGAGAGCCGGAGGGGGGAAAATCGCATTTTTAACGATGGAGTTGCTGTAGAGCGCCGGCGAtgcgcgcgagggagagggcgctgaCGACGCACGCGAGGGAGAAGCTCGGGGAGAGGCAGCGCGGGCGAGAGAGGGCGAGGGAGAAGCTCGGGGAGAGGCGGCGCCGGCGATGCGGGCGAGCGTGCGTCAGAGAGGAGGGATGTGGGCGAGTGTGTGTGAGGGAGGGGATGCGAATGTTTCGCTACCATGTTCGCGGCCGACACGGGGGTAAAAATGGAAAACACCATTCTCGTGCGCGACCGAGCGAGTGTGCACATGATTTCGCTCCGCgccttacaaaagtgaacagagggagtactacaaaTCTCCATCTATATACATATATAATCTAAGTCAAAAGTGTGACCTACAGTTTTCCGCAACAACAGGGGAATATGGAAATTAGTTATTTGGGCAGTGACAGCTCTCTACGGATACTCCCGCTCTTACAATCCGATAGTTTTTCAATAAATTTTACTATGTAGCAGTAGTTTATAGGAACAACTTCAAAAGAACAAACAAACATGTTGCGCTATAGACTACCAAGATTTGACACGGCTCTTTAGATGCCACTGACTAGGGCCCCTAATTGGCAAGGCATAATCTTTATTATGCACAGGATGACCGTGTCAACAGACATGACAACAATCGACGCAAGTAATAATAGGGTGTCTTATTCTCACCTGACCTGCGAATCCAGCCTGGTCAGCAATATCTCTCACTGCACATTGGCTCTTCTCTAGGCCAATAATGCTCTACATCCACGATATTTTTTACTGAGAGTATGTACGGGCTGATGGGAAGGTGGAGCGTATAGTGAAAATCACATGTTGTTGTTTGCATTATGACTTGCTTCCATAGAGTaatgaagtactccctctgtcccattatGTAAGACATTTATTAACACTACAcaagtgtcaaaaaacgtcctatattacGGTACTGAGGAAGTATGTACTATTAGGAACTACACAATGTCATTGTTCTATTTATTTGGCTGGATGCTAGTCGATAAATGTAAATTGTTAAGTATATGTTAAATTGATGCATGCCTCTATGTTTACATTTACATTTTTATTGGTTTATGTTGATATATTAAATGGGGCTTAGCATGCTATAGGTGCGCTGTAGCTTTGCATAGCTTTTCGCCGAACATGCTTTTTAAAACTTTGTTTTTTCATGGGCATGGTTTTATGCCGGCCTATCTAAAAAGCAAAAAGAAATTGTGTGTAACACTTTTTCATACTTCTTTAATAAATCGTCTTTGTTCAGTGGCAGGTCCTCGTTCAGTTTGCGTAGTTCCTTGCGTACACGACCAAACTCAGAGGAGAGAAAATTCGATATCATCCTGGTTCTTGCCAAACCAAATTCATTCTCTCTAAATAATCAATGTATGAGGGGCTTTGTCCCCAGGGGCGGAGCTGCATCTACATCTACCCTGTTGCACCATTGTAGTTTAGCCTGATGCACTCATGCACACGCTTGATCCAAGTGCTAAACTATCAGTAGAAACCAACTTGACCCTGTTGCCGGTGCAACAGGGTAGCTCCATGCAGCTCCGCCCCTGTTTGTCCCGGCATCTCTAAGACGATATTTTTTTCCTGTGATGCTACTCTTCTACCTGCCTTTATGACGTTGTTTCTTCAGAAATAAAGTGGAGCACGATAAACAAAACTGTTTCGTTGAAAAGTTTACGTTGTAATAATAGAAATCCTTTTAGTCACGATGCTAGAAAGAAAAAAACCTCCAAGGATGAGCTTAAAAGCTTCACTATTTATGGGCTTGGCGTCCCTAAACGGGCTCTGGTCAGTGAAGGATAATGAACCATTGATGGAAGTATCGCCATAAAGAAAAACATGCCATAGAGTGGGCCTGAGCCAGCACATTTCGACGCTATCTCGAGGGTGTTGCTCggggatcactagtagaaaaatgacctaatgtgagacacattagtgccggttcgattttggtccggtactaatggtaccattagtgccggttcgaacggctatgcattaatgccggttcgttttTAACCttaataccggttcgtgccacagaccggtactaaaggggtggtggcaggctggtgtcaggccggggccccgcgattacctttagtaccggttcgtggcacgaaccggtactaaagggctaaccttcaCTACGggaaacaggtaatttgccgtcagggggcgtctttgccgtcagcttttcgtcgggcagacggcaaagaaacgatTTGCCGTCatcaacagacggcaaagaaaaactaACGGCAAAATATACTTTGCCGTCAACAAAAAGAAAACATAGACTTTTAGCAGTCTGCAACAAGAAAAACATATAacaaagatctttgccgtctacATTTTATATTACAGGCGGCAAAGTATGCTCTTTGCCGTCTATACTAAAAAATGCAGACGGCAAATTTTTTTGCCGTCTGTattttttattacagacggcaaagtatgaTCTTTACCCTCTGCAATAAaaaacgcagacggcaaagagaaaacacAGCCCACGGATCGATCCCACGGATTGATGATGTGGCAGCAGATCCACCGCGATGCACAGCCCACCCCATTATCTCTCTCTGCCCGTTGCTGGGCCCACCCGACCACCCACAGCCCATCCCTCCCTTATCCACCCAACACCCCCACGATCCTCTCTCTTGCTCATGATCCCCTCTCTCTCTTATCTCTCGCTTCTCCCGATCCGATCCGGAGCTCATCGGTGCCCTTGCCCTGACCTCGCTGGCCACCACGTCATGGGATCCTCCCATGTCGCCCCgttctcgagctcctctcctccggGCCCGCGCCCTGGCTGGCTGGCTTGCTGGTCGGCCGGAGCTCGCTGGAGGAAGCCGGCGACCAGGCCGGCCGCACATCGCCGGCCCCGGTCCTGTCCCCGTCGCCTCGGCGACTAGGCCAGCCGCACCTCGCCGGCCCCGTCTCCTCGCGCGCCTCGCCGACCCCGTCTGCTCGCGCGCCTCGCCAGCCCCGACCCCATCGCTGACGCCGGCCCCGGCCCCGACCGCATCGCTCTCGCCCCCGCCGGCCTCAACAGCATCGCCCCCGCCCCCCGCCAGCCCCGACACCACCCCCGCCGCCTTGCGCGCTGCGCTGCACCGGCCACCGCTAGCCGTGCCGGCCATGGGGTCACTTCCAGTTTTAGTAGTGCTTCATTGTTTTTTAAGGCAAATTCCTCATAGATGATTGTCATATTTCCTGTATGTATGATCTAGTACGTGGTGATTTGAGTATGCGATTTTGTTGTTCCATTCGTGCTCGGAACGGCAAGGATTTTGTGCTCCGAATAGCAAAGGATTTTCTCTTTTGTTCATAGAAGATTGTCAGACTACTAGAACATGGCACAATTGAACTATAAAAAACGCAAGTGATGATTTTGCCAACGCTTTCGAACATCTCTGGCCACTGTAATTGGACTGTTAGtctgtttttttaataaaaaaaataCTTTGCCGTCTGGGATGTTTCTGGCTTACGGCAAAGCAGGAGTCAGGCTGACGGCAAAGCACTTGACGCCGT from Triticum aestivum cultivar Chinese Spring chromosome 3B, IWGSC CS RefSeq v2.1, whole genome shotgun sequence includes these protein-coding regions:
- the LOC123072340 gene encoding uncharacterized protein is translated as MRFSPLRLSDLQWRCSICGVDYQDGATELLLLVAGPELLLPVVRPDLLLQAMPTSPLPSRSSSSSASTAGVLGGGGADGPFFEPYNHRRAEQEARLRGSSLPSSGGVKLRSGTIMLEIGPTSCCC